The Kluyvera intermedia genome window below encodes:
- the hxpB gene encoding hexitol phosphatase HxpB, which translates to MSAERQIRAAIFDMDGLLIDSEPLWDRAEHEVLGELGVDFSRRHELPDTRGLRIDLVVDLWFGQQPWSGPDRATVVKRIIASVISQVEATHPLLPGVREAVALCKASGLKVGLASASPLYMLEKVLALFDLRDQFDALASADTLAYSKPHPLVYLNCAAELGVDPLCCVALEDSVNGMIASKAARMRSIVVPEAASQQDPRFSLADVKLLSLESLTRENLCG; encoded by the coding sequence ATGTCCGCCGAGCGCCAAATACGTGCTGCGATTTTTGATATGGATGGTTTACTGATCGATTCTGAACCGTTGTGGGATCGTGCTGAGCACGAAGTCCTGGGTGAACTGGGCGTCGATTTTAGCCGTCGTCATGAGCTTCCTGATACCCGTGGTTTACGTATCGACCTGGTAGTGGATTTGTGGTTTGGACAGCAGCCGTGGAGCGGTCCTGACCGCGCGACTGTAGTGAAACGCATCATCGCCAGCGTCATCTCACAGGTAGAAGCCACGCATCCGCTGCTACCTGGGGTACGCGAAGCCGTTGCGTTGTGCAAAGCCTCTGGATTAAAAGTGGGCCTCGCCTCTGCCTCACCGCTGTATATGCTCGAAAAAGTGCTCGCCCTATTTGACCTGCGCGACCAGTTTGACGCGCTGGCCTCCGCCGATACGCTGGCGTACAGTAAACCGCACCCGCTGGTGTACCTTAACTGTGCCGCTGAGCTTGGCGTCGACCCGCTGTGCTGCGTGGCGCTGGAAGATTCCGTCAACGGCATGATTGCCAGCAAAGCCGCGCGTATGCGCTCTATTGTCGTTCCGGAAGCGGCAAGCCAACAGGATCCACGTTTTAGTCTGGCTGATGTAAAACTGCTGTCGCTCGAATCCCTAACCCGCGAAAATCTGTGCGGCTAA
- the kduD gene encoding 2-dehydro-3-deoxy-D-gluconate 5-dehydrogenase KduD encodes MILNAFNLQGKVALVTGCDKGLGQGMALGLAEAGCDIVSVSRRVPQETAEKVKALGRQLFAIQADLSRHDSIADIVPAAVKAAGRIDILVNNAGTIRREDALTFSEKDWDEVMNLNLKSVFFLSQAVAKQFLAQGGGGKIINIASMLSFQGGIRVPSYTASKSGVLGLTRLLANEWAQHNVNVNAIAPGYMATDNTQQLREDSERSKEILDRIPAARWGTPEDLKGPVVFLASPASDYINGYTVAVDGGWLAR; translated from the coding sequence ATGATTCTGAATGCTTTCAATTTGCAAGGTAAAGTTGCGCTCGTGACCGGGTGTGATAAAGGTCTGGGCCAGGGAATGGCGCTGGGATTAGCGGAGGCGGGTTGTGATATTGTCAGCGTCAGCCGACGCGTGCCGCAGGAAACGGCAGAAAAAGTGAAGGCCCTTGGGCGTCAACTTTTTGCCATACAGGCCGATCTCAGCCGCCATGACAGCATTGCCGATATCGTCCCTGCTGCTGTGAAAGCCGCAGGACGGATTGATATTCTGGTCAATAATGCTGGCACCATTCGTCGCGAAGATGCACTGACCTTTAGCGAAAAAGATTGGGACGAGGTGATGAACCTGAATCTAAAATCGGTCTTTTTCCTCTCTCAGGCAGTAGCGAAACAGTTCCTGGCGCAGGGTGGCGGCGGCAAAATCATTAATATTGCCTCAATGCTCTCTTTCCAGGGCGGTATACGCGTGCCATCCTACACCGCCTCAAAAAGCGGGGTATTAGGCCTCACCCGTTTGTTAGCCAACGAATGGGCCCAGCATAACGTCAACGTTAACGCGATTGCGCCAGGCTATATGGCAACCGATAATACGCAGCAGCTTCGCGAAGACAGCGAACGAAGTAAGGAAATCCTCGACAGAATCCCCGCCGCACGCTGGGGTACCCCCGAAGATCTCAAAGGCCCGGTGGTCTTCCTGGCCTCCCCAGCTTCTGACTACATCAATGGCTATACGGTCGCCGTCGACGGTGGCTGGTTGGCGCGTTAA
- a CDS encoding metal-dependent hydrolase, whose translation MTAEGHLLFSIACAVFAKNAELTPVLAQGDWWHVVPSAILTCLLPDIDHPRSFLGQRLSWLSKPIARMFGHRGFTHSLLAVFGLLTVFYLKVPESWIVPADALQGMVLGYLSHILADMLTPAGVPLLWPCRWRFRFPILAPRKGNQLERVLCMALFAYAVFMPQSLPENSAVRWSSSVINMLQTDFNRFINRRAEQ comes from the coding sequence ATGACGGCGGAAGGTCATCTGCTCTTTTCCATCGCCTGCGCGGTGTTTGCTAAAAATGCCGAACTGACCCCTGTGTTAGCACAGGGTGACTGGTGGCACGTCGTGCCGTCGGCCATTTTGACCTGTCTGCTTCCTGACATCGATCATCCCCGCTCGTTTCTCGGTCAGCGGCTAAGCTGGCTGTCAAAACCCATTGCGCGTATGTTTGGCCATCGGGGCTTTACCCACAGTCTGCTGGCGGTGTTCGGCTTGCTTACCGTGTTCTATCTCAAAGTGCCTGAGAGCTGGATTGTCCCCGCCGACGCGCTGCAAGGGATGGTGCTGGGTTATCTGAGCCATATCCTTGCCGATATGCTCACGCCCGCAGGCGTCCCACTACTGTGGCCCTGCCGCTGGCGCTTTCGTTTTCCTATCCTCGCGCCGCGTAAAGGCAACCAGCTCGAACGCGTGCTGTGTATGGCGTTATTCGCTTACGCGGTGTTTATGCCCCAGTCACTGCCAGAAAATAGCGCTGTTCGCTGGTCATCCTCAGTGATTAATATGTTGCAAACCGACTTCAATCGCTTTATCAACCGGCGGGCTGAACAATAA
- the tcyP gene encoding cystine/sulfocysteine:cation symporter, whose amino-acid sequence MNFPLVANIIVFVVLLFALAQTRHKQWSLAKKVLVGLVVGVVFGLALQMIYGSDNPVLKDSIQWFNVVGNGYVQLLQMIVMPLVFASILSAVARLHNASQLGKISILTIGTLLFTTLIAALVGVLVTNLFGLTAEGLVQGTAETARLNAIQSNYAGKVADLSVPQLLLSFVPKNPFADLTGANPTSIISVVIFAAFLGVAALKLLKDDAPKGQRVLTAIDTLQGWVMKLVRLVMQLTPYGVLALMTKVVAGSNLQDIIKLGSFVVASYLGLLIMFVVHGILLGVNGVSPLKYFRKVWPVLTFAFTSRSSAASIPLNVEAQTRRLGVPESIASFSASFGATIGQNGCAGLYPAMLAVMVAPTVGINPLDPLWIATLVGMVTVSSAGVAGVGGGATFAALIVLPAMGLPVTLVALLISVEPLIDMGRTALNVSGSMTAGTLTSQWLRQTDKEILNSEDDAELAHR is encoded by the coding sequence ATGAACTTTCCACTAGTTGCGAACATTATCGTGTTCGTCGTATTGCTGTTTGCGCTGGCCCAGACTCGCCACAAACAGTGGAGTCTGGCCAAGAAAGTGCTGGTCGGCCTGGTTGTCGGCGTGGTCTTTGGCCTTGCCCTGCAGATGATTTATGGCTCCGATAACCCGGTGCTGAAGGATTCTATTCAATGGTTTAACGTGGTCGGAAACGGCTATGTGCAACTGCTGCAAATGATCGTTATGCCGCTGGTATTCGCCTCTATTCTGAGTGCCGTTGCCCGTCTGCATAATGCTTCCCAGTTGGGTAAAATCAGTATTCTGACCATTGGTACCCTGCTGTTCACGACGCTGATTGCCGCACTGGTCGGCGTGCTGGTGACAAACCTGTTTGGTCTAACCGCCGAAGGTCTGGTTCAGGGCACCGCAGAAACGGCGCGCCTGAACGCAATTCAGAGTAACTACGCAGGCAAGGTCGCTGACCTGAGCGTACCGCAGTTGCTGCTGTCGTTTGTACCGAAAAACCCGTTTGCTGATCTGACCGGCGCGAACCCGACGTCAATCATTAGCGTGGTTATTTTCGCCGCCTTCCTGGGTGTGGCTGCACTGAAACTGCTGAAAGACGATGCGCCGAAAGGCCAGCGTGTTCTGACCGCTATCGATACGCTGCAGGGTTGGGTGATGAAGCTGGTACGTCTGGTCATGCAGTTGACCCCGTACGGTGTGCTCGCGCTGATGACCAAAGTGGTCGCGGGTTCGAACCTGCAGGATATTATTAAGTTGGGCAGCTTCGTGGTCGCGTCTTACCTCGGCCTGCTGATTATGTTCGTGGTACACGGCATTCTGCTCGGCGTAAATGGCGTCAGCCCGCTGAAATACTTCCGTAAAGTCTGGCCGGTGCTGACGTTTGCGTTCACCAGCCGCTCCAGTGCTGCGTCTATTCCACTGAACGTCGAAGCGCAAACTCGTCGTCTTGGCGTACCAGAATCTATCGCCAGCTTCTCTGCATCCTTTGGGGCAACCATTGGTCAGAACGGCTGTGCAGGTCTTTATCCTGCGATGCTGGCGGTCATGGTCGCGCCAACCGTGGGAATTAACCCGCTGGATCCCCTGTGGATTGCCACGCTGGTAGGGATGGTGACCGTTAGCTCCGCAGGTGTTGCAGGCGTGGGTGGTGGTGCGACCTTTGCTGCGCTGATTGTACTGCCTGCAATGGGTCTGCCGGTGACGCTGGTTGCTCTGCTGATTTCCGTTGAGCCACTTATTGATATGGGGCGTACCGCGCTGAACGTCAGCGGTTCGATGACGGCCGGTACGCTGACAAGCCAGTGGCTGCGTCAGACCGACAAAGAAATTCTCAATAGTGAAGATGATGCGGAATTAGCACACCGCTAA
- the cedA gene encoding cell division activator CedA, producing MKPFRQQNRQIVSYVPRLEPAPPDHAVKVEGFRDVWILRGKYVAFVLMGSAFQRSQAFSIPEAAQRWALQMRQEGEIDA from the coding sequence ATGAAACCGTTTCGCCAACAAAACCGACAGATTGTCAGCTATGTTCCGCGTCTTGAACCCGCTCCACCCGACCACGCCGTTAAAGTCGAAGGCTTTCGCGATGTCTGGATATTGCGTGGTAAGTACGTGGCGTTTGTGCTGATGGGCAGCGCGTTTCAACGTTCGCAGGCGTTCTCTATTCCGGAAGCAGCACAGCGCTGGGCGCTACAGATGCGGCAGGAAGGGGAAATTGACGCATAA
- the chbG gene encoding chitin disaccharide deacetylase — MERLLIVNADDFGLSKGQNYGILDACKNGVVTSTTALVNGAAINHAAQMSRRTPELAVGMHFVLTLGEPLTPMPGLTREGKLGKWIWQMAEEGTLPLDEIARELECQYNRFVELFDAEPTHFDSHHHVHMIPQIFPLVAAFAKSKGIAMRIDRTIPYPFDIPEGLRSTEAFSSEFYGEAISDELFLKVLDASAAHNEQSVEVMCHPAFVDNTIMGSAYCYPRLAELDVLTSATLKYAIAERGYRLGTYRDV; from the coding sequence ATGGAACGTTTGTTAATCGTGAACGCGGATGATTTTGGCCTGAGTAAAGGCCAGAACTACGGCATTCTCGACGCCTGTAAGAATGGTGTGGTCACCTCCACTACCGCGCTGGTTAACGGCGCGGCTATCAACCACGCGGCGCAAATGAGTCGCCGCACGCCAGAATTGGCCGTGGGGATGCACTTCGTGCTGACGTTGGGCGAACCGCTAACGCCAATGCCGGGGCTGACCCGCGAAGGGAAACTCGGTAAGTGGATTTGGCAGATGGCGGAAGAGGGTACGTTGCCGCTAGACGAGATTGCGCGTGAACTGGAATGTCAGTACAACCGTTTCGTTGAACTGTTTGACGCAGAGCCGACGCATTTTGATAGTCACCATCATGTACACATGATCCCGCAAATCTTCCCGTTAGTAGCGGCATTTGCGAAATCAAAAGGCATTGCGATGCGTATTGATCGCACTATCCCTTATCCGTTTGACATTCCGGAAGGGTTGCGCAGCACAGAGGCGTTCAGCAGTGAGTTTTATGGAGAGGCGATTTCAGATGAGCTGTTCCTGAAGGTTCTGGATGCTTCTGCCGCTCATAATGAACAGTCTGTGGAAGTGATGTGCCACCCGGCGTTTGTGGATAACACGATTATGGGTAGCGCATATTGCTACCCGCGCCTGGCGGAACTGGATGTTCTGACCTCGGCAACGCTTAAATATGCGATAGCGGAACGAGGTTATCGTCTCGGGACTTACCGCGACGTGTAG
- a CDS encoding 6-phospho-beta-glucosidase yields the protein MSQKLKVVTIGGGSSYTPELLEGFLKRYHELPVSELWLVDVEDGQAKLDIIHALCERMVEKAGVPLKVYKTLNRREALEGADFVTTQLRVGQLQAREKDERIPLSHGYLGQETNGAGGLFKGLRTIPVIFDIIKDVQEICPDAWVINFTNPAGMVTEAVYRHTNFKRFIGVCNIPIGMKMFITDVLRLSEKDDLSIDLFGLNHMVFIRDVLVNGESRFAELLDGVASGTLSANTVKNIFDMPFSEGLIRSLNLLPCSYLLYYFKQKEMLAIEMGEYYKGGARAQVVQKVEKQLFELYKNPDLNVKPKELELRGGAYYSDAACEVINAIYNDKQTEHYVNIPHHGHIDNIPADWSIEVTSILGRDGAKPHPRVTHFDEKVLGLIHTIKGFEIAASNAALSGEFNDVLLALNLSPLIHSDKDAEILAREMILAHEKWLPNFAATVETLKK from the coding sequence ATGAGCCAGAAATTAAAAGTCGTTACTATTGGTGGTGGTAGCAGCTATACGCCGGAATTACTGGAAGGTTTTCTCAAACGTTATCACGAATTGCCGGTCAGCGAATTGTGGCTGGTGGACGTAGAGGATGGCCAGGCCAAGCTGGATATTATCCACGCATTATGCGAGCGCATGGTAGAAAAAGCCGGCGTACCGCTGAAAGTTTATAAAACACTGAATCGCCGTGAAGCCCTAGAAGGTGCAGATTTCGTGACCACGCAGCTGCGTGTAGGCCAGCTGCAGGCGCGTGAAAAAGACGAGCGTATTCCGCTGAGCCACGGTTATCTGGGGCAGGAAACCAACGGTGCTGGCGGCTTGTTTAAAGGTCTGCGTACTATTCCGGTGATTTTCGACATTATTAAAGATGTGCAGGAAATCTGCCCGGATGCGTGGGTGATTAACTTCACCAACCCGGCCGGCATGGTGACCGAAGCGGTTTACCGCCATACCAATTTCAAACGCTTCATCGGCGTGTGTAACATCCCTATCGGGATGAAAATGTTCATTACCGACGTGCTGCGCCTGAGCGAAAAAGATGACCTTTCTATCGACCTGTTTGGTCTGAACCACATGGTCTTTATTCGCGACGTGCTGGTGAATGGTGAATCTCGCTTTGCCGAACTGCTTGATGGCGTGGCCTCTGGTACGCTGTCTGCCAACACCGTGAAGAACATTTTCGATATGCCGTTCAGTGAAGGGCTGATCCGCTCTCTGAACTTGTTGCCGTGCTCTTATCTGCTGTATTACTTCAAGCAAAAAGAGATGCTGGCTATCGAAATGGGCGAGTACTACAAAGGCGGCGCGCGCGCTCAGGTGGTTCAGAAAGTCGAGAAGCAGCTGTTTGAGCTGTACAAGAACCCAGATCTGAACGTTAAGCCAAAAGAGCTGGAGCTGCGCGGCGGGGCGTATTACTCGGATGCGGCCTGTGAAGTCATCAACGCCATCTACAACGATAAGCAGACTGAACACTACGTTAATATTCCGCACCACGGTCATATCGACAATATTCCGGCGGACTGGTCCATTGAAGTGACCTCCATCCTCGGACGTGACGGCGCGAAACCGCACCCACGCGTGACCCATTTCGATGAGAAAGTATTGGGCCTTATCCACACCATCAAAGGATTTGAGATTGCGGCGAGCAATGCAGCGCTGAGCGGTGAGTTTAACGACGTACTCCTGGCACTGAACTTGAGCCCGCTTATCCACTCTGATAAGGATGCAGAGATTCTGGCGCGAGAAATGATTCTGGCTCATGAAAAATGGTTGCCGAATTTCGCTGCCACCGTGGAGACACTGAAAAAGTGA
- the chbR gene encoding transcriptional regulator ChbR: protein MISMEINTAREQQLFNGKNFHVFIYNKTESISGLHQHDYYEFTIVLTGRYYQVINGKRVMLERGDFVFIPMGSHHQSFYEFGATRILNVGISKDFFDTHYQSLVPFALVASQVYSIKSTFLSYIESVISSLHFRETEFDEFIELVSFYVINRLRHHREEQSQDVMPQWLKSTVEAMHDKLKFGEGALENMVELSGKTQEYLTRATQRYYGKTPMQIINDIRINFAKKQLEITNYSVTDIAYESGYSSPSLFIKTFKKLTSFTPSNYRKQLTVIK, encoded by the coding sequence ATGATCAGCATGGAAATCAACACCGCCCGAGAACAACAGCTCTTCAACGGTAAGAATTTTCATGTCTTCATCTACAATAAAACGGAAAGTATCAGTGGGTTACACCAGCATGACTATTACGAGTTCACAATCGTACTGACCGGTCGCTACTATCAGGTGATAAATGGCAAACGGGTGATGCTGGAGCGTGGAGATTTTGTCTTCATCCCGATGGGTTCTCACCACCAGAGCTTCTACGAGTTTGGCGCGACGCGAATTCTCAATGTTGGGATCAGCAAAGATTTCTTCGATACTCACTACCAGTCACTGGTGCCGTTTGCGTTGGTTGCTTCACAAGTCTATTCGATCAAAAGCACTTTTCTTAGCTACATTGAGTCGGTTATTTCGTCACTGCATTTTCGCGAAACTGAATTTGACGAATTTATTGAACTGGTCTCCTTCTACGTCATTAACCGCCTGCGTCATCATCGCGAAGAGCAGTCACAGGATGTTATGCCACAGTGGTTAAAATCCACCGTAGAAGCCATGCACGATAAATTAAAATTTGGTGAAGGCGCGTTGGAAAATATGGTCGAGTTATCCGGGAAAACCCAGGAATATTTAACTCGTGCTACCCAGCGCTATTATGGTAAAACGCCGATGCAGATTATTAATGACATCCGCATCAATTTTGCCAAAAAACAGCTTGAAATAACCAACTATTCAGTTACTGATATTGCGTATGAATCAGGTTACAGCAGCCCGAGTTTGTTTATTAAAACATTCAAAAAACTGACCTCATTCACGCCAAGTAATTATCGGAAGCAGCTGACGGTTATTAAATAA
- the chbA gene encoding PTS N,N'-diacetylchitobiose transporter subunit IIA, whose translation MFDLDNVVAEDVQENDLEEVVMGLIINSGQARSLAYTALKQAKQGDFETAKTTMEQSRVALSEAHRVQTQLIESDEGEGRIKVSLVLVHAQDHLMTSMLARELVAELIELHEKV comes from the coding sequence ATGTTCGATCTGGATAATGTTGTTGCTGAGGACGTGCAGGAAAACGATCTCGAAGAAGTGGTGATGGGCCTGATTATCAATTCTGGGCAGGCGCGTAGCCTGGCGTACACCGCGTTAAAGCAAGCCAAGCAGGGAGATTTTGAAACTGCCAAAACCACCATGGAACAGTCCCGCGTCGCACTGAGTGAAGCGCATCGCGTCCAGACCCAGCTTATCGAAAGCGATGAAGGCGAAGGACGTATAAAGGTGAGCCTGGTGCTGGTTCATGCGCAAGATCATCTAATGACATCAATGTTGGCCCGTGAACTGGTTGCTGAATTGATCGAACTTCACGAGAAGGTATAA
- the chbC gene encoding PTS N,N'-diacetylchitobiose transporter subunit IIC — protein sequence MSKVIDSLEKVLLPFAVKIGKQPHVNAIKNGFIKLMPLTLAGAMFVLINNVFLSFGEGSFFYSMGIRLDASTIDTLNGFKAIGGNVYNGTLGIMSLMAPFFIGAALAEERKVDSMAAGLIAIAAFMTVTPYSVGEAYAVGANWLGGANIISGIVIGLVVAELFTFVVRRNWVIRLPDSVPESVSRSFSAVIPGFIILTIMGVISWALTHWGTNFHQIIMDTISTPLASMGHVVGWAYVIFTSLLWFFGVHGSLALSALDSGIMTPWALENISLYQQYGSVEAAVAAGHSFHMWAKPMLDSYIFLGGTGATLGLIIAIFIASRREDHRQVAKLALPSGLFQINEPILFGLPIIMNPVMFIPFILIQPLLAAITMTAYTLGIIPPITNVAPWTMPTGLGAFFNTNGSIAALILALFNLGVATLVYMPFVIISNKAQAKIEEEESEEDIANALKF from the coding sequence ATGAGTAAAGTGATCGATTCGCTTGAAAAGGTACTCCTTCCTTTTGCTGTTAAAATAGGAAAGCAGCCTCACGTTAATGCGATTAAAAACGGTTTTATTAAATTAATGCCACTGACCCTTGCGGGGGCCATGTTTGTATTAATCAACAACGTTTTTCTGAGTTTTGGTGAGGGTTCCTTCTTCTATTCAATGGGCATTCGTCTGGATGCATCCACCATTGATACTTTAAACGGCTTTAAAGCCATCGGCGGTAACGTTTATAACGGTACCTTAGGCATTATGTCGCTGATGGCGCCTTTCTTTATTGGCGCAGCGCTTGCGGAAGAACGCAAAGTTGACTCCATGGCCGCAGGCTTAATTGCTATCGCAGCGTTTATGACCGTTACCCCATACAGCGTCGGTGAAGCCTACGCGGTAGGCGCTAACTGGCTGGGCGGGGCGAACATTATCTCCGGTATTGTTATTGGTCTGGTTGTCGCCGAACTGTTTACCTTTGTGGTTCGTCGTAACTGGGTTATTCGTCTGCCGGACAGCGTACCTGAATCGGTATCACGTTCCTTCTCGGCGGTTATCCCAGGCTTCATCATTCTGACCATTATGGGTGTTATCTCCTGGGCTCTGACCCATTGGGGAACTAACTTCCACCAGATCATCATGGATACCATCTCTACGCCGCTGGCATCGATGGGCCACGTTGTAGGCTGGGCTTACGTTATCTTTACTTCGCTGCTGTGGTTCTTTGGTGTGCACGGTTCTCTGGCGCTTTCCGCGCTTGATAGCGGCATCATGACCCCATGGGCGCTGGAAAACATCTCTCTTTATCAGCAGTACGGTTCCGTTGAAGCCGCAGTGGCAGCAGGTCATAGCTTCCACATGTGGGCAAAACCAATGCTGGATTCCTACATCTTCCTCGGTGGTACCGGTGCGACTCTGGGTCTTATCATCGCCATCTTCATCGCTTCACGCCGCGAAGATCACCGTCAGGTAGCAAAACTGGCTCTGCCATCAGGTCTGTTCCAGATTAACGAACCGATTCTGTTTGGCCTGCCAATTATCATGAACCCAGTCATGTTCATCCCGTTCATTCTGATTCAACCGCTGCTGGCTGCAATCACCATGACCGCGTACACCTTAGGCATCATCCCGCCAATCACCAACGTGGCGCCATGGACAATGCCTACCGGTCTGGGTGCGTTCTTTAACACCAACGGCAGTATCGCTGCACTGATTTTGGCCCTGTTCAACCTGGGTGTTGCGACACTGGTTTACATGCCATTCGTGATTATCTCGAACAAGGCGCAGGCTAAAATCGAAGAAGAAGAGAGCGAAGAAGACATCGCTAACGCACTGAAATTCTAA
- a CDS encoding PTS sugar transporter subunit IIB, which translates to MEKKHIYLFCSAGMSTSLLVSKMRAQAEKYEVPVVIEAFSETFAAEKGPQADVVLLGPQIAYMLDDIKKILPNKPVEVIDSTLYGKVDGLGVLKAAVAAIKKSASQ; encoded by the coding sequence ATGGAAAAGAAACATATCTACCTATTTTGTTCAGCAGGGATGTCCACGTCATTGTTAGTATCCAAAATGCGTGCGCAAGCTGAAAAATACGAAGTACCGGTTGTTATCGAAGCATTCTCAGAAACGTTTGCAGCAGAAAAAGGCCCACAGGCTGACGTGGTTTTACTTGGCCCACAAATCGCCTATATGCTCGACGATATCAAAAAGATTTTACCGAATAAGCCGGTTGAAGTTATTGACTCAACCTTATATGGCAAAGTAGATGGTTTAGGTGTATTAAAAGCAGCCGTTGCTGCTATTAAGAAGTCAGCTTCGCAGTAA
- the osmE gene encoding osmotically-inducible lipoprotein OsmE: MNKNVIGLLGAAAVFTMLAGCTAYDRTADQFTQPVVKDVKKGMSRAQVAQVAGKPSSEVSMIHARGTCQTYILGQRDGKTETYFVALDDTGHVINSGYQTCAQYDTDPQAAKK; this comes from the coding sequence ATGAATAAGAATGTAATCGGGCTTCTGGGCGCTGCCGCTGTATTCACCATGCTGGCTGGCTGTACCGCTTATGATCGCACAGCAGACCAGTTCACCCAACCGGTTGTTAAAGATGTGAAGAAAGGGATGAGCCGTGCGCAGGTCGCCCAGGTTGCGGGTAAACCATCATCAGAAGTATCAATGATTCACGCTCGAGGCACTTGCCAGACCTATATCTTGGGTCAACGTGATGGTAAAACAGAAACCTACTTTGTGGCGTTAGATGATACCGGGCATGTGATCAACTCCGGTTACCAAACCTGTGCGCAGTACGACACTGACCCGCAGGCCGCTAAGAAATAA
- the nadE gene encoding ammonia-dependent NAD(+) synthetase yields MALQQEIIQALGAKPQIDAKEEIRRSVDFLKAYLKTYPFIKSLVLGISGGQDSTLTGKLCQQAVNELRTESGDSALQFIAVRLPYGVQFDEQDCQDAIAFIEPDRVLTVNIKGAVLASEQALREAGIELSDFVRGNEKARERMKAQYSIAGMTHGVVVGTDHAAEAITGFFTKYGDGGTDINPIFRLNKRQGKQLLAELGCPEHLYKKAPTADLEDDRPSLPDEVALGVSYDNIDDYLEGKTLAPALAQTIEGWYLKTEHKRRPPITVFDDFWKK; encoded by the coding sequence ATGGCGTTACAACAAGAAATTATTCAGGCGCTTGGCGCAAAACCGCAGATTGATGCAAAAGAAGAGATCCGCCGCAGCGTAGATTTTCTCAAGGCTTATCTAAAAACCTACCCGTTTATCAAGTCATTAGTACTGGGGATCAGTGGAGGTCAGGACTCGACCCTGACCGGAAAGCTGTGCCAACAGGCAGTCAATGAACTGCGTACTGAAAGCGGTGATAGCGCGCTGCAATTTATTGCCGTTCGCCTGCCCTACGGCGTGCAGTTCGACGAACAAGACTGTCAGGATGCGATTGCTTTTATCGAGCCAGACCGTGTGCTGACAGTGAATATTAAGGGCGCAGTACTGGCCAGCGAGCAGGCGCTGCGCGAAGCGGGTATTGAACTCAGTGACTTTGTTCGCGGCAATGAAAAAGCCCGTGAGCGCATGAAAGCACAGTACAGCATTGCTGGGATGACTCACGGCGTGGTGGTCGGCACCGACCATGCAGCGGAGGCGATTACCGGTTTCTTCACCAAATATGGCGACGGTGGCACCGACATCAACCCGATTTTCCGTCTCAATAAGCGCCAGGGTAAGCAACTACTGGCCGAACTCGGCTGCCCGGAGCATCTTTATAAGAAAGCGCCAACCGCAGATCTCGAAGACGACCGCCCTTCTTTGCCTGACGAAGTGGCATTGGGTGTGAGTTACGACAATATTGATGATTACCTTGAAGGCAAAACGCTGGCACCGGCACTGGCGCAGACGATTGAAGGCTGGTATCTGAAGACCGAGCACAAACGCCGCCCACCGATTACCGTATTTGATGATTTCTGGAAGAAATAA
- the spy gene encoding ATP-independent periplasmic protein-refolding chaperone Spy has protein sequence MMKKLTALFVASTLALGAASVAHAADTTTSTTTEAAQPNGKMMQHHKGHMGPRHDMMFQGLNLTDAQKQQIRDIRKASRDEMKRPPQEEMRAMHNLIASDTFDKAKAEAQVTKMEEQHKGMTLSRLETQNKIYNILTPEQKKQFNANFEKRLTEHHAPEGKMPSAPAE, from the coding sequence ATAATGAAAAAATTAACTGCTCTGTTCGTTGCTTCTACGCTGGCTCTGGGTGCTGCAAGTGTGGCGCACGCTGCTGATACCACGACCTCTACCACCACCGAAGCGGCGCAGCCGAACGGTAAAATGATGCAGCATCACAAAGGTCATATGGGCCCACGCCACGACATGATGTTCCAGGGTTTAAACCTGACCGATGCTCAGAAACAACAGATTCGTGACATTCGTAAAGCGAGTCGCGATGAGATGAAACGTCCGCCGCAAGAAGAGATGCGTGCGATGCATAACCTGATTGCTAGCGATACCTTCGACAAAGCGAAAGCAGAAGCTCAGGTAACTAAAATGGAAGAGCAGCATAAAGGGATGACGCTGTCTCGTCTGGAAACCCAGAACAAGATCTACAACATCTTAACGCCGGAACAGAAAAAGCAATTTAATGCCAATTTTGAGAAGCGTCTGACAGAACACCACGCGCCAGAAGGTAAAATGCCATCTGCGCCTGCCGAATAA